Proteins from a genomic interval of Oreochromis aureus strain Israel breed Guangdong linkage group 6, ZZ_aureus, whole genome shotgun sequence:
- the plrg1 gene encoding pleiotropic regulator 1: MTEDVQKHSVHTLVFRSLKRTHDMFVSDHAKSIALDDESHKLKMGVKLKADYDAVLHLPILKEGKDRASHLSGSMEGHQNYAQPGEDPEYLITGTHAYPSGPGVALTADTKMHRNPSDTGVHSMALVLPPSQARQDASRTAASIADIHRHAGGAERSHPPSSAVSLLEGGGTRNSTLMRRAPTMPKPQWHPPWKLFRVISGHLGWVRSIAVEPGNQWFVTGSADRTIKIWDLASGKLKLSLTGHISTVRGVAVSNRSPYLFSCGEDKQVKCWDLEYNKVIRHYHGHLSAVYDLDLHPTIDVLVTCSRDATARVWDIRTKANVHTLTGHTNTVATVRCQAAEPQIITGSHDSTIRLWDLIAGKTRATLTNHKKSVRTLVLHPRQYTFASGSADNIKQWMFPDGNFIQNLSGHNAIINTLAVNSDGVLVSGADNGTIHMWDWRTGYNFQRIHAAVQPGSLDSESGIFACMFDHSESRLITAEADKTIKVYKEDDTATEESHPVNWKPEILKRKRF, encoded by the exons ATGACTGAG GATGTTCAGAAGCACTCAGTCCACACTCTGGTCTTCAGATCTCTTAAAAGGACTCATGATATGTTTGTGTCTGATCACGCCAAGTCCATCGCGCTGGATGATGAAAG CCACAAGTTGAAGATGGGGGttaaactgaaagcagactACGATGCAGTGTTACACCTGCCCATCCTGAAGGAAGGGAAAGACAGAGCCTCACATCTTTCGGGCAGCATGGAAGGCCACCAGAACTACGCTCAGCCAG GTGAGGACCCAGAATACCTGATCACTGGGACACATGCCTACCCGTCTGGACCAG GGGTGGCATTGACCGCTGACACAAAGATGCACAGGAATCCCAGTGACACTGGAGTACACTCCATGGCGTTAGTTTTACCCCCATCGCAAGCTAG GCAGGACGCGAGTCGCACAGCAGCCAGTATTGCTGACATCCACCGGCatgcaggaggagcagagcgaTCTCACCCTCCGTCATCTGCAGTG TCGCTCCTGGAGGGAGGTGGCACCAGAAATTCTACTCTCATGAGGAGAGCGCCCACAATGCCCAAACCTCAGTGGCATCCACCATGGAAACTGTTTCGG GTCATCAGCGGTCACCTTGGCTGGGTGAGGTCCATCGCTGTAGAGCCTGGGAATCAGTGGTTTGTCACAGGCTCTGCTGATAGGACTATAAAG ATCTGGGACCTGGCCAGTGGAAAACTGAAACTCTCTCTGACTGGACACATCAGCACAGTGCGTGGCGTGGCGGTCAGCAACCGCAGTCCTTACCTGTTCTCCTGCGGGGAGGACAAGCAGGTCAAATGTTGGGATCTGGAGTACAACAAG GTAATCAGGCACTATCACGGACATCTCAGCGCAGTGTATGATCTGGATCTGCATCCGACCATCGACGTGCTCGTGACGTGCAGCAGAGATGCCACAGCGAGG GTGTGGGACATCAGGACGAAGGCAAACGTGCACACACTGACCGGTCACACAAACACTGTGGCCACGGTGAGATGTCAGGCAGCAGAACCACAAATTATCACAG GGAGCCACGATTCAACCATCAGGCTGTGGGATCTGATTGCTGGGAAAACCAGAGCAACTCTTACAAACCACAAGAAGTCTGTGCGAACTCTGGTCCTGCACCCCAGACA ATATACTTTTGCCTCTGGATCTGCCGATAACATCAAGCAGTGGATGTTCCCAGATGGAAACTTCATCCAGAACCTGTCGGGCCACAACGCCATCATCAACACTCTGGCTGTTAACTCTGATGGCGTGTTGGTGTCTGGAG CCGACAATGGAACTATCCACATGTGGGACTGGAGGACCGGATACAATTTCCAGCGTATCCacgcagccgtgcagcccggatCTCTGGACAGCGAGTCGGGAATCTTCGCTTGCATGTTCGACCACTCTGAAAGCCGACTGATCACCGCAGAGGCTGACAAGACCATTAAAGTTTACAAAGAGGATGACACCGCT ACAGAAGAAAGCCACCCAGTCAACTGGAAACCAGAAATCCTCAAGAGAAAAAGATTCTaa